The proteins below are encoded in one region of Hordeum vulgare subsp. vulgare chromosome 3H, MorexV3_pseudomolecules_assembly, whole genome shotgun sequence:
- the LOC123441015 gene encoding protein RGF1 INDUCIBLE TRANSCRIPTION FACTOR 1-like: MKGGTVPRWLELLLATQFFAICTNHLSSTRNECNLFCIDCEESKAAFCYYCRSRHHSTHRVIQIRRSSYHDVVRVSELKDVLDISDVQTYVINSATVVFLNERPQQRGCGVSAIKASSSSYNCESCNRALLDPFRFCSLGCNLKGIKEDMRTSFPTRDIIDYSRKDDDTDCSNTSGNSGNNEESCSDADYCKEKPSPPRVIRHRRKGIPRRAPFY, translated from the exons ATGAAGGGGGGTACGGTGCCTAGATGGCTAGAGCTACTGCTTGCAACACAGTTCTTTGCAATATGCACCAACCATCTCTCCTCTACTCGCAATGAGTGTAACCTGTTCTGCAtagattgtgaggaatcaaaggcCGCCTTCTGCTATTATTGCCGTTCACGCCATCATTCCACCCATCGGGTAATCCAG ATAAGGCGGTCCTCATACCATGATGTGGTCAGGGTTTCTGAGTTAAAAGATGTACTTGATATCAGTGATGTACAAACGTATGTGATCAATAGTGCAACAGTTGTATTTCTTAATGAGCGCCCACAACAACGTGGTTGTGGTGTTTCTGCAATCaaggcatcatcatcatcatacaaTTGCGAGAGTTGCAATCGTGCTCTTCTTGACCCATTCCGCTTCTGCTCCCTGGGTTGTAAC CTCAAAGGAATCAAAGAGGATATGAGGACAAGCTTTCCGACTAGAGATATTATTGACTATAGCAGAAAGGATGACGATACAGATTGCAGTAACACAAGTGGAAATAGTGGAAACAATGAAGAGAGTTGCAGCGATGCAGATTATTGCAAGGAAAAACCATCTCCACCAAGGGTTATTCGTCACCGCCGGAAGGGGATCCCTCGGCGTGCACCTTTTTATTGA